The Kordia sp. SMS9 DNA window TGCCACTTCTTTTTCGAGTTCTGGAATAATTTTATCGCGAATATCATACGCGCTCATTTCTGGTTGTAAATCGTATGTTGCTACTTTTGGTGACGGACATAATAAACGTTCTTCACCTTCAAAAGGCGTTTCTTGTCCACCGTTGAAAAAGAACGTTACATGCGGATATTTTTCTGTTTCTGCAATACGAATTTGTTGCTTTCCATGTTTCGCCAAGACTTCTCCAAGTGTATCTTTTATATTTTCTTTATTGAATACGACATGCACGTTCTTGTACGAAGCGTCGTAATTGGTCAAGGTTACATAATAGAGTGGAAGTGGCTTCATGTCAAACTCAGGAAACGCTTGTTGCGATAATACTTCTGTCAATTCACGCCCACGATCGGTTCTAAAGTTAAAAAAGATCACGACGTCATCTGCTTGAATCTTTGCAATGGGTTGATTATTTTCGTCAGTCATGACAATCGGTTGGATGAATTCATCCGTCACATCCGCATCGTAACTCTCTTGAATACTTTGTGTAGCATTTGAACTCAGTTTTCCTTCTCCGTGAACCAATGCGTTGTAGGCTAATTGCACACGTTCCCAGCGTTTATCTCTGTCCATCGCATAATAACGACCAGTAATAGTGGCAATTTTGGCGTTTGCCTTGCGGCAGAATGTTTCTGTTCGTGCAATAAAGTCTTTCCCCGATTTCGGATCCACATCTCTACCATCGGTAAACGCATGTACAAATACATTTTGCAAATCATAACTGCTAGCTAAATTCACCAAACCTTCCAAATGATTGATATGCGAATGCACACCACCATCAGAAACCAATCCTAAAAAGTGAACCGCTTTGTTGTGGTCTTTTGCGTGTTGCAAGGCATCTTTTAGTACAATTTCGTCTTTGAGTGTATCGTTCTGAATTGCCAAGTTAATCTTTGCCAAATCTTGATACACAATGCGTCCTGCACCTAAATTCATGTGTCCAACTTCACTATTTCCCATCTGTCCTTCGGGCAAACCGACATTCATTCCGTCTGTTAACAAATTGGCGTTTGGATAGGTTGTATACAAACTATTGATAAAGGGAACATTGGCATTGGCAATGGCAGAAACTTTCGGATCTGGCGATTTTCCCCATCCATCTAAAATCATTAATATGACTTTCTTATTCATGCGAGATAAATTTTAAAAAAATAAAAATAAGTCTATTTGCCTTTATTACACAATGCAAATTCAAAAAAGGTTCTTTTTTTATAAAGGTTTATCAAATTCACAGTAAAAGACTGTTTTTTCTGTAAAAGCGTCAAACTTATATTATTAAGGAATTCTTAAAAATATCAGTACAAAATCTTAATCATTTTCCAACTTTTAAGAGTGCTTTAACATATTTAATAGTGAATGGTTAAGAAAGTGTTATAATTGAAATGTTGTTGCAACATTTTTTGTTGGCTGTCGTCTCTTAGATGTGATTAAAAATTAAAAATCACGAATTCATCAATTAATAAAACAACAACATTATGAGAAAAACAATCTTTATGATCGCTCTTATAGTAGGAGCATCATTCACTACGGCTAACGCAACTGAAACAAACAACGAATCCACAACAACAAATTACAAAGTGACAGCGACAAGCATTACAAAAGTAAATTCTTTCTGTATTGCCATTGCAAAAGGTGACTTTGACACCGTTAAAAAAATGATTGAATTTGGCGAAAATGTAAACAAAGTATCTAACGGAAAAACACCGTTAATGTATGCAGCTCGTTACAATAGAGTAGAAATTATCAATTTGTTGCTACAAAATGGTGCGGAAGTAGATGTTAAAGACAAAGACGGACGCAAAGCAATCGATTATGCAAAAATTTCAAAAGCATTAGGCGCTAAAAAAGTTTTAGAGAACGCTTCAAAATAAATACTGAATTAGTTACACCTAAAAGTAAAGCCGTTTCGTAAGTGAAACGGCTTTTTTTATGGAGTTTTTGTATTATCGTGGCCATTTTTGACATTGATTGTTACCGTAACATCTTGTAACATTAATAGTTTCTGCCGGACACTGATTTGTGAATCCTGGAATTCCACCAGTTACCACAGTTTTATTCAAAATACTTACTTGCTTTTTGTGTAATTGTAAAGAACTTTTCTTTTTTTTCATGATTGTTTCCTTATAAAGTTAATAGAATAGAAAGATACAGAGAAAAGTCAAAGCACAATTACTGTTTTACCGTCGTTTGTGGTAATGTTGAAGCATTCACTTCGATTCCGCTCAGTGTGAATGGTTTTCTTTTTTAAAAGTATAAAAGCTACGATAAAAGTTCAGGATTGATATCGAGAATGTTTTCTTTGATATATGAGTTGATAAATGTTTCGTTAAAATGCTCACTTCCCATCAGTTTTTCTGCTTGCAGCATCGCTTTGATGTCTAGTTTTTGATATTCCTTTAACATTGGAATGGAAAGTGGCGCATAACTGTAATGCCAAGGTTCATATTTGAAACCTTTTCGATGCGCATCATCAGTGTATACGATATGAAAATCGTAGGTATTTGCATGTTGTTCTAACCATTCGCGAAGTTTGCAAAATGGGCCATCGCCGTGAAACTTTTTCGGCACCAACACATCACCGCTATAGCTGCTATTTTTATCAATAATGTCAATATCCGTTCCCCAATGATGTCGCGAAGTTCCTGGAATGGTAGAATACGTAATGATTTTTTTTATGGCATTTATAGGCGATAAACCTTGTTTGGTAAAGCGTTTGTATTTGCGTTCCCAAATTCGGTTTTGGTGTGCATAATTTCGGTAACTTGATACAACATGAATGTCAATTCCTTCTTTGGCAGCCGCAGCGCGCATTTTCACAAAAGCATCATACGCTTCTTTTCGGATGGAAAAACCGTTGCCAAAAACTGTGGGATTTCCTTTGCCAATCAATTCTAACGGATCTATTTTTTGATGATTGAATGCCATGCTTGGGAAACTGTGTAAGGCAACAGCGCCCAATCCGAGTAACTTTGTGAAGTCTTTTCTATTCAAGAGAAAGTGATTTTAATAATTTATCAAACGAAAGATAGTAAATTTTTGATGTCCCATTGCTGCCAGTATTCATAACTTCTTTTAATTTTTCAAGTGACATATTTTTGTATGAAGATTGAATGGTAGTTTTTTCACTCGTAAAGAAAAAATATTGCCGATCAAACGTTACAAACGGACAGTAATCTATTTGATCAGAATTGATAAGTTTCCCTAAATGAACCGCTTCTTTCCATGTTCCGTTTTCGCGAAAACTTAGATACAAATCTCCACGACCTAAACTGCCTTTTCTGCCATAAGAGCCAAAAATAATGAAGGATTCATCTGGACTTACGTACGCATTGTATTCGTAGGTTTTTGTGTTAACGCCAGTACCTAAACTCAGAGGTGTTTGATAGTTTCCGTTGGTAAAAGCACTTTTATAAATATCTTCTTTTCCTTTCGCATCAGCGCGTTCCGCAGTAAAATAAATAGTGCCGTTATTCGCAATGGAAGGATAATATTCGTTTTTATCCGTGTTGATAGTTTCTGGCAATCGCGTTGGATTTTTCCAGGTTCCGTTTTCTTTATTCACAACCCACAAATCGTAATCTTTCTTAGGAACGGTTTCATCTCCAATAGGACGTTTGGATGCAAAAAAGAGCTGTTTCCCATCAGGAGAAAATGCAGGTTCAATATCATGATACTTTCCAGAAAAAGCAGCAATCGTAAATTCCGTCCACTGTCCATTCACTTTTTTAGACGTTAGAATGGTTCTAAAAGTGTTTTTTGGCGCATCTAATGTGAAGAAAATTTCGTCATAATTTGGTGAAATTGCCATATCGCGCACATTGATATTTTTAAATTCAGGTAAGTCTATAAAAACTTTCGGTGTCGCTATATTTTTTTCAAAAGGAATGGAAGCTTGTTTTTGTGCGATTAATTGTGTGCTAGCCAACACTAGAAAAAAGATCATTTTTTTCATGAGGGAAATTGTTTTGATGGAGGATTGATTGTGAAAAAGTACTCTTTTTACCTTTTTAGTAACGTTAAAAAGTAGTTAATCTTTACTCGATAATCGAGATTTAAAATGCTCCAGCACTTGCGTCGAAATGTTTTTTTAGTTGTTTCGGCTGAATACTTCTTAGGCTTACCCAGAAGTAGTTGACTTCGATAAGGATTTTTTCATGACAAAATGCAAGCCAATTTTCGGAATATTGAAAGGTTTGGCAAACTTTTCATAGCCAAGTTTTTCGTAAAACTGAACTGCGATTTCGCGAGCGTTCATCCAAATAAGTGTTCCGCCACGAGCGAGAATCATTGTTTCAGCTTTTTTTACCAATGCATCACCAATGCCACGTTTTTGAAAGTTGGACAAAACCGCCATGCCACGCAATTGAAAAGCAGTGTCAATTTGTAGTGCTGCATGATTATTTTTCATCAAGGTAACTACGCCTACCAACTGTTGATCAATATAATATCCTAAATGAAATGTAGTTGGCAAGTCATCACCTGAAAAATGGCAAGATTCTATCGGTTTTCCTTCGCGTAATACAGGATGACGTACGTTAAAAGCAATCGTTGCCGTAATTTCTTTAATACTAAAATGAGAACTTTTCATAGTCAAAAAATTGTACGATTCTTCAAAAGTATCACTAATTTGGGAGTTGAGTTTTATAGAAATAAATTAATTTTACACAAAAAATATCCTATGGAGATTAATTTCAAGCAGCTACATAGAGAAGAAGCGCATCAAATTTTACCCTATTTAGATCGTATGAATGCACAAAAAGTTCCGATGGATTTGCTCACGGAACGTTTTGACGAAATGTTGTCACAAAATTATGAAGCATTCGCTATTTACGATCACGATCAACTCATTGGTTGTTTTGGATTGTGGTATATGACGCGTCATTATTGTGGAAAAAGCTTTGAGCCCGATCATGTATATATTGAAGAAGCGTATCGGAGCAAAGGTATTGGTGCCGATCTTTTTCAATGGATTGAAGCCTATGGGAAACAAAAAGGTGTCACTGCTATTGAATTGAACACCTATGTAGAAAACTTCCCATCACATAA harbors:
- the gpmI gene encoding 2,3-bisphosphoglycerate-independent phosphoglycerate mutase, whose product is MNKKVILMILDGWGKSPDPKVSAIANANVPFINSLYTTYPNANLLTDGMNVGLPEGQMGNSEVGHMNLGAGRIVYQDLAKINLAIQNDTLKDEIVLKDALQHAKDHNKAVHFLGLVSDGGVHSHINHLEGLVNLASSYDLQNVFVHAFTDGRDVDPKSGKDFIARTETFCRKANAKIATITGRYYAMDRDKRWERVQLAYNALVHGEGKLSSNATQSIQESYDADVTDEFIQPIVMTDENNQPIAKIQADDVVIFFNFRTDRGRELTEVLSQQAFPEFDMKPLPLYYVTLTNYDASYKNVHVVFNKENIKDTLGEVLAKHGKQQIRIAETEKYPHVTFFFNGGQETPFEGEERLLCPSPKVATYDLQPEMSAYDIRDKIIPELEKEVADFVCLNFANPDMVGHTGDFAAAVKACEVVDECAKAIIETAQKHGYSTIVIADHGNCDTMINPDGSPNTAHTTNPVPIILVDEDIKQIKDGVLGDIAPTILEMIGLPQPELMTQKSLI
- a CDS encoding ankyrin repeat domain-containing protein, translated to MRKTIFMIALIVGASFTTANATETNNESTTTNYKVTATSITKVNSFCIAIAKGDFDTVKKMIEFGENVNKVSNGKTPLMYAARYNRVEIINLLLQNGAEVDVKDKDGRKAIDYAKISKALGAKKVLENASK
- a CDS encoding M15 family metallopeptidase, which encodes MNRKDFTKLLGLGAVALHSFPSMAFNHQKIDPLELIGKGNPTVFGNGFSIRKEAYDAFVKMRAAAAKEGIDIHVVSSYRNYAHQNRIWERKYKRFTKQGLSPINAIKKIITYSTIPGTSRHHWGTDIDIIDKNSSYSGDVLVPKKFHGDGPFCKLREWLEQHANTYDFHIVYTDDAHRKGFKYEPWHYSYAPLSIPMLKEYQKLDIKAMLQAEKLMGSEHFNETFINSYIKENILDINPELLS
- a CDS encoding PD40 domain-containing protein, with translation MKKMIFFLVLASTQLIAQKQASIPFEKNIATPKVFIDLPEFKNINVRDMAISPNYDEIFFTLDAPKNTFRTILTSKKVNGQWTEFTIAAFSGKYHDIEPAFSPDGKQLFFASKRPIGDETVPKKDYDLWVVNKENGTWKNPTRLPETINTDKNEYYPSIANNGTIYFTAERADAKGKEDIYKSAFTNGNYQTPLSLGTGVNTKTYEYNAYVSPDESFIIFGSYGRKGSLGRGDLYLSFRENGTWKEAVHLGKLINSDQIDYCPFVTFDRQYFFFTSEKTTIQSSYKNMSLEKLKEVMNTGSNGTSKIYYLSFDKLLKSLSLE
- a CDS encoding GNAT family N-acetyltransferase, which produces MKSSHFSIKEITATIAFNVRHPVLREGKPIESCHFSGDDLPTTFHLGYYIDQQLVGVVTLMKNNHAALQIDTAFQLRGMAVLSNFQKRGIGDALVKKAETMILARGGTLIWMNAREIAVQFYEKLGYEKFAKPFNIPKIGLHFVMKKSLSKSTTSG
- a CDS encoding GNAT family N-acetyltransferase — translated: MEINFKQLHREEAHQILPYLDRMNAQKVPMDLLTERFDEMLSQNYEAFAIYDHDQLIGCFGLWYMTRHYCGKSFEPDHVYIEEAYRSKGIGADLFQWIEAYGKQKGVTAIELNTYVENFPSHKFYYNQGFVARGYHFLKKI